In the genome of Pseudorasbora parva isolate DD20220531a chromosome 10, ASM2467924v1, whole genome shotgun sequence, one region contains:
- the LOC137090726 gene encoding antimicrobial peptide NK-lysin-like gives MLRSIILVTLLISSVGSLHWEMHKEESNGNETEESSGDIQTEQLPGLCWACKWAMNKLKKHISSGTTAEEIKKQLLMVCDEIGFLKFLCKNLVKKYTDTLVEELSTTDTGRTICVNIGVC, from the exons ATGCTGCGAAGTATCATCCTGGTCACCCTGCTGATATCCTCAG TTGGTTCTCTTCACTGGGAAATGCACAAAGAAGAGTCTAATGGAAATGAAACTGAAGAAAGCTCT gggGATATACAAACAGAACAACTCCCTGGACTTTGCTGGGCTTGCAAGTGGGCCATGAACAAGTTGAAAAAACATATTTCTAGTGGCACAACTGCG GAGGAAATTAAAAAGCAGCTGTTGATGGTCTGTGATGAGATCGGGTTCCTAAAGTTTCTGTGTAAGAATCTTGTGAAAAAGTACACGGATACTCTGGTCGAGGAACTTTCAACTACTGACACTGGCAGAACCATCTGTGTCAACATTGGTGTTTGCTAG